One window of Plectropomus leopardus isolate mb unplaced genomic scaffold, YSFRI_Pleo_2.0 unplaced_scaffold20378, whole genome shotgun sequence genomic DNA carries:
- the LOC121965527 gene encoding high choriolytic enzyme 2-like gives LRAPRGLLFREGDIASSYIRSAITCPGNACLWPKSVDGFVYVPFMLSPLYDDMDRITIETGMQDISSGSCIKFVPRTHEVSFLDIQPRYGCWSFLGQTGGSQTLSLQTPGCMWSGVAAHEFMHALGFVHEQSRSDRDHYVSIVWKNIMPDHIHNFRKQVTNNLNSPYDYNSVMHYGRYAFSEDGGPTIIPKPDPYIPIGQRDGPSNLDLHKINVLYNCGANE, from the exons AGCCCCCAGAGGACTGTTATTCAGAGAGGGAGATATTGCCAGCTCATATATACGGAGTGCCATAACCTGCCCTGGCAATGCCTGTCTGTGGCCTAAATCAGTTGACGGATTTGTTTATGTTCCCTTCATGCTCTCTCCACTCTATG acGACATGGACCGAATCACCATAGAAACTGGGATGCAAGACATTTCCTCTGGATCATGTATTAAATTTGTCCCACGCACCCATGAAGTGAGCTTCCTGGATATTCAGCCTAGATATGG CTGCTGGTCGTTCCTGGGGCAGACTGGAGGAAGCCAGACCCTGTCACTGCAGACTCCTGGCTGCATGTGGTCAGGAGTGGCTGCCCATGAGTTCATGCACGCCCTTGGCTTTGTGCACGAGCAGTCGCGCTCAGACCGAGACCACTACGTGTCAATTGTGTGGAAAAACATCATGCCAG ACCATATTCATAACTTCAGGAAACAGGTGACAAACAACCTCAACAGTCCATATGACTACAACTCTGTTATGCATTATGGAAG ATATGCGTTCTCTGAAGACGGTGGACCAACAATAATCCCCAAACCAGATCCTTACATTCCCATTGGCCAGCGAGATGGACCCAGTAATCTAGATCTTCATAAAATAAACGTTCTATATAACTGTG GTGCCAATGAGTAA